From the Streptomyces pluripotens genome, one window contains:
- a CDS encoding SRPBCC family protein codes for MAQRLRPVGLDFVETAPVRLSFVQDVAATPDAVHRALGEDVEGWSEWFSAVSSARPTEGGRAVRLRGGIRFEETVLVAKAPEVYAYRVDATNAPGARAWVEEWRLAPAGRGTRIQMTFALDGTAAFRLVCRLAKPGAGRAVRSAIAALDRRLARTDRRSTT; via the coding sequence ATGGCTCAGCGCCTGCGCCCGGTTGGGCTGGACTTCGTCGAGACCGCGCCGGTACGTCTGTCGTTCGTCCAGGACGTCGCTGCCACCCCGGACGCGGTCCACCGCGCCCTCGGCGAGGACGTGGAAGGCTGGTCCGAGTGGTTCTCGGCCGTGTCCTCGGCACGGCCCACCGAGGGTGGGCGCGCGGTCCGACTACGGGGCGGCATCCGCTTCGAGGAGACCGTTCTGGTGGCGAAAGCACCAGAGGTGTACGCCTACCGGGTCGACGCCACCAACGCCCCGGGAGCCCGCGCGTGGGTCGAGGAGTGGCGGCTCGCCCCGGCCGGGAGGGGGACCCGCATACAGATGACCTTCGCCCTGGACGGCACCGCCGCGTTCCGGCTCGTGTGCCGTCTGGCCAAGCCGGGTGCAGGCCGAGCCGTCAGGAGTGCGATCGCTGCCCTGGACCGGCGGCTGGCGCGGACGGACCGCCGGAGCACCACCTGA
- a CDS encoding O-antigen ligase family protein codes for MDADITRRNVSDGAGMILLGACAGWSLITAAAQGGRPEGMLLAILAVTAGYAAGRVSGALLPAAAPCAGAAAGLTLVVVLPGLSPSSRYAAPLGHAGAAAALLALATGAAACAAWATPVPALRLGLRALAVGIVLAGAALGLVAGCAAGALVLLCSLAAGSAPRRGVCLLALAVAVALTAGTTWAIAADALPDGISGILEGRIGPYRIQLWQDALRLAGANRTLGVGPGRFGELSHGVPGKPHSAPLQQAAEQGLAGLFLLIVAFGWVLYALWRTPRSTPVALTAGAALAGLAILATVSNALSFTPVTAGAGLVAGWATARPWTSAGPRPDNDEQ; via the coding sequence ATGGACGCCGACATCACCAGGAGAAACGTTTCCGACGGGGCGGGCATGATCCTGCTGGGGGCCTGCGCCGGGTGGTCACTGATCACCGCGGCGGCCCAGGGCGGGCGGCCCGAGGGCATGCTGCTCGCAATACTCGCCGTGACCGCCGGCTATGCCGCGGGCCGGGTCTCCGGGGCACTGCTGCCGGCCGCCGCACCGTGCGCTGGCGCGGCGGCCGGGCTCACCCTGGTCGTGGTGCTCCCCGGCCTCTCCCCCAGCTCTCGGTACGCGGCCCCACTCGGACACGCCGGCGCCGCTGCGGCCCTGCTGGCGCTGGCCACCGGAGCGGCCGCCTGTGCCGCGTGGGCGACACCCGTACCAGCGCTGCGGCTGGGTCTGCGAGCACTGGCCGTCGGGATCGTGCTGGCCGGGGCCGCGCTGGGATTGGTGGCCGGTTGCGCAGCCGGCGCGTTGGTCCTGCTGTGCTCGCTCGCCGCGGGGTCAGCACCCCGCCGGGGTGTCTGTCTCCTGGCTCTGGCCGTGGCAGTGGCTCTGACCGCGGGGACGACCTGGGCGATCGCCGCCGACGCCCTGCCCGACGGCATCTCCGGGATCCTCGAAGGCAGGATCGGCCCGTACCGGATACAGCTGTGGCAGGACGCCCTGCGGTTGGCGGGCGCGAACCGCACTCTGGGGGTGGGCCCGGGGCGGTTCGGCGAGCTGAGCCACGGGGTGCCCGGCAAACCGCACTCGGCTCCGCTCCAGCAGGCTGCGGAGCAGGGGCTGGCCGGCTTGTTCCTGCTGATCGTGGCGTTCGGCTGGGTCCTGTACGCGCTGTGGCGCACCCCGCGCTCCACCCCGGTGGCCCTCACCGCGGGCGCGGCCCTGGCAGGATTGGCCATCCTCGCCACGGTGAGCAATGCACTGAGCTTCACCCCCGTGACCGCCGGCGCCGGACTGGTCGCGGGATGGGCGACGGCACGCCCCTGGACGAGCGCCGGCCCGAGGCCCGACAACGATGAACAGTAG
- a CDS encoding Rv1733c family protein: MRALTGLWRWRRNPLCRATDLAEAWMTLVTVVLVAVVAPVTGLLAGVHVQDSLQRSARRQRHTHHLVTARVVRALGEAPLETDPVSTTAHRARSRVLAEWTAPDGTRQHGPVLTGLKSPHSGEHFDLWTDSHGRISTRPLDTLTATTHAALAGIGAALTTAALMESGRRLALWRMVRRRYARWDQAWDRAGPDWGKAGTGS; encoded by the coding sequence ATGCGGGCTCTCACTGGCCTGTGGCGCTGGCGGCGCAATCCGCTGTGCCGCGCGACCGATCTGGCCGAGGCCTGGATGACGCTCGTGACCGTGGTACTGGTCGCCGTGGTCGCTCCGGTGACCGGCTTGCTGGCCGGGGTTCACGTCCAGGACTCGCTCCAGCGGTCCGCCCGGAGGCAGCGGCACACGCACCACCTCGTCACTGCCAGGGTAGTACGCGCCCTGGGCGAGGCTCCGCTGGAGACGGACCCCGTGTCCACGACCGCGCACCGAGCCCGGAGCCGCGTCCTCGCCGAGTGGACCGCGCCGGACGGCACCCGACAGCACGGCCCGGTCCTCACCGGTCTCAAGTCCCCGCACTCCGGAGAACACTTCGACCTCTGGACGGACTCGCACGGCCGAATATCGACCCGTCCGCTGGACACTCTCACCGCGACGACACACGCGGCCCTCGCCGGAATCGGCGCGGCTCTGACGACCGCGGCCCTGATGGAGAGCGGTCGACGCCTGGCCCTGTGGCGCATGGTCCGCCGCAGGTACGCGCGTTGGGACCAGGCATGGGACCGGGCTGGCCCGGACTGGGGCAAGGCGGGCACCGGCAGCTGA
- a CDS encoding TerD family protein, producing the protein MSKGANEPVPTTALRVELGWCPGPGVPDADASALLLAEGKVRSDGDFVSGNQPAHPSGAVRHEGKRMAGGRVTDTLFVDLAGVEQAVERIVLAASADGGTFGQVPGLYIEAVDAGSGQVVARFDTPGATEETAFVLGEFYRRQGGWKFRAVGQGYRSGLVGLATDFGITVDGPQRTAPPTATAAGAAAPAGAVPPPSQAPLPPPPVTLPVPPAAPPAPASPPVRLSKVTLTKAAPSVSLAKQGGTSGVMRVNLNWQMRKTTPGWTGRWGGGHRDLDLDLCALYELSDGRKGVVQALGNAFGSLNRPPYIHLDGDDRTGAVASGENLTVNLDHKRDFRRILVFVTIYEGASSFADLHATVTLQPQYGAPIDFSLDECAVPSTVCALALIASRGDDLVVQREARYLVPERGVSPQRTIDRAYGWGMNWTPGRK; encoded by the coding sequence ATGTCGAAGGGGGCCAATGAGCCGGTGCCGACCACGGCCCTGCGCGTGGAACTGGGCTGGTGCCCAGGGCCCGGTGTGCCCGATGCGGATGCCTCGGCGCTGTTGCTCGCCGAGGGCAAGGTCCGCTCCGACGGGGACTTCGTCTCCGGCAACCAGCCCGCCCACCCCTCCGGCGCGGTCCGTCACGAAGGCAAGCGGATGGCCGGTGGACGGGTCACCGACACCCTCTTCGTCGACCTCGCAGGGGTGGAGCAAGCCGTCGAGCGGATCGTGCTCGCCGCTTCCGCGGATGGCGGGACGTTCGGGCAGGTGCCCGGTCTCTACATCGAGGCGGTCGACGCCGGATCCGGTCAGGTGGTGGCTCGCTTCGACACGCCAGGCGCGACCGAGGAGACGGCCTTCGTGCTCGGCGAGTTCTACCGCCGCCAGGGAGGCTGGAAGTTCCGCGCCGTCGGCCAGGGCTACCGCAGCGGGCTCGTAGGGCTGGCGACGGACTTCGGCATCACCGTGGACGGACCTCAGCGCACCGCACCGCCCACGGCGACGGCCGCCGGCGCCGCGGCGCCGGCCGGGGCCGTGCCCCCGCCGTCCCAGGCGCCGCTGCCTCCGCCCCCAGTGACCCTGCCGGTCCCTCCTGCGGCACCCCCGGCGCCCGCGTCCCCGCCGGTCCGCCTGTCCAAGGTCACCCTCACCAAGGCAGCGCCCTCCGTCTCGCTGGCCAAGCAGGGTGGTACGTCCGGGGTGATGCGGGTGAACCTCAACTGGCAGATGCGCAAGACGACTCCGGGCTGGACCGGCCGATGGGGCGGCGGGCACCGGGACCTCGACCTCGACCTGTGCGCCCTGTACGAACTCAGCGACGGCCGCAAAGGAGTCGTCCAGGCACTCGGCAATGCCTTCGGCTCGCTGAACCGGCCTCCGTACATCCACCTCGACGGCGACGACCGGACCGGCGCTGTGGCGAGCGGTGAGAACCTCACCGTCAATCTGGACCACAAGCGTGACTTCCGGCGCATCCTCGTCTTCGTCACCATCTACGAAGGCGCCAGTTCCTTCGCCGACCTGCACGCCACCGTCACCCTCCAGCCGCAGTACGGTGCCCCCATCGACTTCTCACTCGACGAGTGCGCCGTGCCCTCCACCGTGTGTGCGCTCGCCCTGATCGCCAGTAGGGGTGACGACCTCGTCGTCCAGCGTGAGGCGCGGTACCTGGTGCCCGAGCGAGGAGTGAGCCCGCAGCGGACCATAGACCGTGCCTACGGGTGGGGCATGAACTGGACACCCGGCCGCAAGTGA
- a CDS encoding right-handed parallel beta-helix repeat-containing protein → MAQGTVQVTHTGTSRWRRRTGEYASLAAALEAAADGDVLTIAPGTYRENLVVQRAVTLRGPEGSPGSVRIAPLDGVPLIVRASAMVQDLHVEGQDAAAPALLVEEGTPELTDLRIVTRSAAGVEVRGGARPTVRRCTVDNPAGVGIAVLDGAGGVFEECEVVAAGQAGVAVRGGAHPRLERCRVHHASGNGLTATGENSALEAVGCEIYEVRGSGLQITQRATAHLTDCNVHRTTGDGVTLDTDAVLTLADCRIHEIPENAVDLRSRSVLTLTRTTVRQFGRNGLSVWDPGTRVDANQCEIFDSTGDYPAVWVSDGATAVLDSCRVHDVPDALFVLDRGSRADVVDSDLSQVRNTAVSVSDGATAQLDDCRIREAATGAWFRDHGSGGTLNSCTLDGVQTGVIVTKGADPTIERCTVDSPSEAGFYVSAGGRGTFLNCRVRGSTGYGFHVIDGCRTVLRRCRTERCARGGYEFADPAPDDGSGTGPVMDDCTSDESGSLRQPTAHEAAVETVRQSAGLLGSVPGQRAEQEPPTGAAEPEEPQKPVRTSKDVLGELDALVGLESVKREVRALTDMIEVGRRRQRAGLKAASVKRHLVFTGSPGTGKTTVARLYGEILASLDVLDKGHLVEVSRVDLVGEHIGSTAIRTQEAFERARDGVLFIDEAYALSPEDAGRDFGKEAIDTLVKLMEDHRDAVVVIVAGYTTEMQRFLSVNPGVASRFSRTITFGDYGPEELLRIVGQQADEHEYQLAQGTSEALLKYFTAIPKGPAFGNGRTARQTFEAMVERHASRVARLGDPSTDDLTLLYAEDLPDLP, encoded by the coding sequence ATGGCACAGGGCACGGTCCAGGTGACGCACACCGGTACTTCGCGGTGGCGGCGCCGCACGGGTGAGTACGCTTCGCTCGCCGCCGCTCTGGAGGCCGCGGCCGACGGCGACGTCCTCACGATCGCCCCCGGAACCTACCGGGAGAACCTCGTCGTCCAGCGGGCGGTGACGCTCCGTGGCCCCGAGGGCTCGCCGGGCTCGGTGCGGATCGCGCCCCTGGACGGGGTGCCGCTGATCGTGCGGGCCTCGGCCATGGTGCAGGACCTGCACGTGGAGGGCCAGGACGCGGCGGCGCCCGCGCTGCTGGTCGAGGAGGGTACGCCCGAGCTGACGGACCTGCGGATCGTCACCCGGTCGGCAGCCGGTGTCGAGGTGCGCGGTGGCGCCCGCCCGACCGTGCGCCGCTGCACCGTCGACAACCCGGCAGGTGTCGGCATCGCCGTACTCGACGGCGCGGGCGGGGTCTTCGAGGAGTGCGAGGTCGTGGCGGCTGGGCAGGCTGGCGTGGCGGTCCGCGGCGGTGCTCATCCACGCCTGGAGCGCTGCCGAGTGCACCACGCCTCGGGCAACGGCCTGACCGCGACCGGCGAGAACTCCGCGCTGGAGGCGGTCGGTTGCGAGATCTACGAGGTCCGCGGCTCGGGGCTGCAGATCACCCAGCGAGCCACCGCGCACCTGACCGACTGCAATGTCCACCGCACCACCGGCGACGGCGTCACGCTGGACACGGACGCGGTGCTCACGCTCGCCGACTGCCGGATCCACGAGATTCCGGAGAACGCGGTCGACCTGCGCTCCCGCTCCGTGCTCACACTCACCCGGACCACCGTCCGCCAGTTCGGCCGCAACGGCCTGTCGGTGTGGGACCCGGGCACCCGCGTGGATGCCAACCAGTGCGAGATCTTCGACAGCACCGGCGACTACCCGGCCGTCTGGGTGAGTGACGGCGCCACCGCCGTACTCGACTCCTGCCGCGTGCACGACGTCCCGGACGCGCTGTTCGTGCTGGACCGCGGTTCCCGCGCGGACGTCGTGGACAGCGACCTGTCCCAAGTGCGCAACACGGCCGTGTCGGTGAGTGACGGGGCGACCGCGCAGCTCGACGACTGCCGGATCAGAGAGGCGGCCACCGGCGCCTGGTTCCGCGACCACGGCAGCGGCGGCACGCTCAACAGTTGCACCCTGGACGGCGTCCAGACCGGTGTGATCGTCACCAAGGGCGCCGACCCGACCATCGAACGCTGCACGGTGGACTCCCCTTCCGAGGCCGGGTTCTACGTCTCCGCGGGTGGTCGCGGCACTTTCCTGAACTGCCGGGTCCGCGGCAGCACCGGTTACGGCTTCCACGTCATCGACGGCTGCCGCACGGTCCTGCGCCGGTGCCGTACGGAACGATGTGCGCGCGGCGGTTACGAGTTCGCCGACCCGGCACCGGACGACGGATCCGGCACGGGTCCGGTCATGGACGACTGCACCAGCGACGAGAGCGGCAGCCTACGGCAGCCCACGGCCCACGAGGCCGCGGTGGAGACGGTGAGGCAGTCCGCCGGGCTGCTCGGTTCGGTTCCCGGACAGCGCGCGGAACAGGAGCCGCCGACCGGGGCCGCTGAGCCGGAGGAACCGCAGAAACCGGTGCGGACGTCGAAGGACGTGCTCGGCGAACTGGACGCGCTGGTCGGCCTGGAGAGCGTCAAACGCGAGGTGCGGGCGCTGACCGACATGATCGAGGTGGGACGTCGACGCCAGCGAGCGGGTCTGAAGGCGGCATCGGTCAAGCGCCACCTGGTCTTCACCGGCTCTCCCGGCACCGGCAAGACCACCGTGGCCAGGCTGTACGGGGAGATCCTCGCCTCGCTCGACGTACTGGACAAGGGCCACTTGGTCGAGGTGTCCAGGGTCGACTTGGTGGGCGAGCACATCGGCTCCACTGCGATCCGTACCCAGGAGGCCTTCGAACGGGCACGCGACGGAGTGCTGTTCATTGACGAGGCGTATGCGCTGTCACCTGAGGACGCCGGGCGCGATTTCGGCAAGGAGGCCATCGACACGCTGGTGAAGTTGATGGAGGACCACCGGGACGCGGTGGTAGTCATCGTGGCCGGCTACACCACGGAGATGCAACGCTTCCTCTCCGTCAACCCGGGAGTCGCCTCCCGTTTCTCACGCACCATCACGTTCGGCGACTACGGGCCGGAAGAACTCCTCCGGATCGTGGGGCAGCAGGCCGACGAGCATGAGTACCAACTGGCGCAGGGCACCTCCGAGGCACTGCTGAAGTACTTCACCGCGATCCCCAAGGGCCCGGCGTTCGGCAACGGCCGCACCGCCCGGCAGACCTTCGAGGCGATGGTGGAGCGACACGCGAGCCGGGTCGCCAGGCTCGGCGACCCCAGCACCGACGACCTGACCCTGCTCTACGCGGAGGACCTGCCAGACCTCCCCTGA
- a CDS encoding DUF6643 family protein, with the protein MTSPRSTYGGGYYSASFPDTPIYDSLVAERGTPQIAPIRVPAAYDTGSPLPALPSALPALPSAPSPHATAYGYPQVPQPAPLQQAPTAYIPQQAGAPRGYPGPQAPQQRPVATATGYEAMRPAAPRPAQAPYQDPYNNQQYRGY; encoded by the coding sequence ATGACCTCCCCCCGCTCCACTTATGGTGGCGGCTACTACTCCGCCTCCTTCCCGGACACCCCGATCTACGACTCGCTCGTGGCCGAGCGGGGCACCCCGCAGATCGCCCCGATCCGCGTCCCCGCCGCCTACGACACGGGCAGCCCGCTGCCCGCCCTGCCGTCGGCACTGCCCGCCCTCCCGTCGGCCCCGTCCCCACACGCCACCGCCTACGGTTACCCACAGGTGCCGCAGCCCGCCCCGTTGCAGCAGGCACCCACGGCGTACATCCCGCAGCAGGCGGGCGCCCCGCGCGGCTACCCCGGCCCGCAGGCTCCCCAGCAGCGGCCGGTGGCGACCGCAACGGGCTACGAGGCGATGCGCCCCGCGGCGCCGCGCCCGGCGCAGGCTCCCTACCAGGACCCCTACAACAACCAGCAGTACCGCGGCTACTGA
- a CDS encoding glycosyltransferase, producing MWITAVSLAAWCWLLLGQGFFWRTDVRLPPHREPEAWPPVCVVVPARDEAAVLPESLPSLLAQDYPGRAEVFLVDDGSSDGTGALARELARRHGGLPLTVSSPGEPPRGWTGKLWAVRHGVSLARARAPEYLLLTDADIAHGPASLRELVAAAHTGGFDVVSQMARLRVESPWERFVVPAFVYFFAQLYPFRWISREGSRTAAAAGGCVLLRAATARTACIPDGIRHSVIDDVALARAVKGAGGRIWLGLADRVDSVRPYPRLHDLWRMVARSAYAQLRHNPLLLLGTVAGLALVYLLPPAALTAGVTAGDPATAVLGALAWTVMAGTYAPMLRYYRQPLWLAPLLPFTAFLYLLMTIDSALQHYRGRGAAWKGRTYARPDAVPDEG from the coding sequence ATGTGGATCACCGCCGTATCGCTGGCCGCCTGGTGCTGGCTGCTGTTGGGCCAGGGCTTCTTCTGGCGCACGGACGTCCGGCTGCCGCCGCACCGGGAACCGGAAGCGTGGCCGCCGGTCTGCGTGGTCGTACCGGCCCGTGACGAGGCCGCCGTGCTGCCCGAGAGCCTGCCGTCACTGCTGGCCCAGGACTATCCGGGGCGGGCGGAGGTCTTCCTGGTGGACGACGGCAGTTCGGACGGCACCGGGGCATTGGCCCGCGAGCTGGCCCGCCGCCACGGCGGGTTGCCGCTCACGGTGAGCTCGCCGGGCGAACCGCCGCGGGGTTGGACGGGCAAACTGTGGGCGGTGCGGCACGGCGTTTCGCTTGCACGCGCGCGGGCGCCCGAGTATCTGCTGCTGACGGACGCGGACATCGCGCACGGACCGGCGAGCCTGCGCGAGCTGGTGGCGGCGGCCCACACCGGGGGCTTCGACGTGGTGTCGCAGATGGCCCGGCTGCGGGTCGAAAGCCCGTGGGAGCGGTTCGTAGTGCCGGCGTTCGTCTACTTCTTTGCACAGTTGTATCCGTTCCGGTGGATTAGCCGGGAGGGATCGCGGACGGCCGCGGCGGCGGGCGGCTGTGTCCTGCTGCGCGCCGCAACGGCCCGGACGGCGTGCATCCCGGACGGCATCCGGCACTCCGTCATCGACGACGTGGCCCTCGCCCGCGCGGTGAAGGGCGCGGGAGGCCGCATCTGGCTGGGGCTGGCCGACCGGGTGGACAGCGTGCGGCCCTACCCACGGCTGCACGACCTGTGGCGCATGGTCGCGCGCAGCGCCTACGCCCAACTGCGGCACAACCCCCTGCTCCTGCTCGGGACGGTCGCCGGTCTGGCACTGGTGTACCTGCTGCCGCCCGCCGCACTGACCGCCGGCGTGACCGCGGGCGACCCGGCGACGGCCGTCCTCGGCGCGCTGGCCTGGACGGTCATGGCGGGCACGTACGCGCCGATGCTGCGTTACTACCGGCAGCCGCTGTGGCTCGCGCCCCTGCTGCCGTTCACCGCCTTCTTGTACCTCCTCATGACGATCGACTCGGCCCTGCAGCACTACCGGGGGCGCGGAGCCGCCTGGAAGGGCCGCACCTACGCCCGCCCCGACGCCGTGCCCGACGAGGGCTGA
- a CDS encoding glutamate racemase encodes MKIALMDSGIGLLPAAAAVRRLRPDADLVLSWDPDGMPWGPRTPEDITERALAVAEAAAAHDPDVLIVACNTASVHALPVMRARFEPDLPVIGTVPAIKPAAAGGGSVAIWATPATTGSAYQRGLIEQFADGVAVTEVPCPGLADAVHHADDDAVDAAVAAAAARTPEDVTTVVLGCTNYELVAERIRAAVQRPGRPPLILHGSAGAVAAQALRRIGAEPASVAAADTTLTVLLSGREEALPDTALAYDEGRFLHAVSPVR; translated from the coding sequence GTGAAGATCGCGCTCATGGACTCCGGAATCGGCCTGCTGCCCGCAGCCGCTGCGGTACGTCGGCTGCGGCCCGACGCCGACCTCGTGCTCTCCTGGGACCCGGACGGCATGCCCTGGGGCCCGCGCACCCCCGAGGACATCACTGAGCGAGCCCTGGCCGTGGCCGAGGCGGCTGCCGCCCACGACCCCGATGTCCTGATCGTCGCCTGCAACACGGCGTCCGTGCACGCGCTGCCCGTGATGCGGGCGCGTTTCGAGCCCGACCTGCCGGTCATCGGGACCGTACCGGCGATCAAGCCCGCTGCGGCTGGCGGCGGGTCCGTAGCGATCTGGGCGACCCCCGCCACCACAGGCAGCGCCTACCAACGAGGACTGATCGAACAGTTCGCCGACGGCGTGGCCGTCACCGAGGTGCCGTGCCCGGGTCTCGCGGACGCGGTGCACCACGCCGATGACGACGCCGTCGACGCCGCCGTGGCGGCGGCCGCCGCCCGGACGCCGGAGGACGTGACCACCGTGGTCCTGGGCTGCACCAACTACGAGCTGGTCGCCGAGCGCATCCGGGCCGCCGTCCAGCGGCCAGGACGTCCGCCGCTTATCCTGCACGGCTCCGCCGGGGCCGTTGCCGCACAGGCCCTGCGCAGGATCGGAGCGGAGCCGGCCTCGGTGGCCGCGGCCGACACCACCCTGACGGTGCTGCTCAGCGGTCGCGAGGAAGCGCTCCCGGACACGGCCCTCGCCTACGACGAGGGACGTTTCCTGCACGCCGTCAGCCCCGTCCGCTGA
- a CDS encoding DeoR/GlpR family DNA-binding transcription regulator: MSENQNLLAEQRRALILDEVRRRGGVRVNELTRKLGVSDMTVRRDLDALARQGMLEKVHGGAVPVVEASTHEPGFEAKSGLEPTAKEDIARTAARLVAPGTAIALSGGTTTYALARHLLEVPDLTVVTNSVRVADVFHAAQRTTGQQQGTATVVLTGGVRTPSDSLVGPVADQAIASLHFDLLFLGVHGISVEAGLSTPNLAEAETNRRLVHSARRVVVVADHTKWGTVGLSSFATLDQVDTLVTDAGLPAEARNEMAEHLPRLIVAGEPETDEDI, translated from the coding sequence GTGAGCGAGAATCAGAACCTCCTCGCGGAGCAGCGCCGCGCCCTGATCCTGGACGAGGTCCGGCGCCGTGGCGGTGTACGCGTCAACGAACTGACCCGCAAGCTCGGCGTGTCGGACATGACCGTACGCCGTGATCTGGACGCACTCGCCCGGCAGGGGATGCTGGAGAAGGTGCACGGTGGTGCGGTGCCGGTCGTCGAGGCCAGCACCCACGAGCCGGGGTTCGAGGCGAAGTCGGGCCTCGAACCGACCGCCAAGGAAGACATCGCGCGCACCGCGGCCCGGCTGGTCGCCCCGGGAACGGCGATCGCCCTGTCTGGCGGTACGACCACGTATGCACTCGCCCGGCACCTGCTGGAAGTGCCGGACCTGACCGTGGTGACGAACTCGGTGCGGGTCGCGGACGTCTTCCATGCGGCACAGCGGACCACGGGGCAGCAGCAGGGAACGGCCACCGTGGTACTCACCGGTGGCGTGCGTACCCCGTCGGATTCGCTGGTCGGGCCGGTGGCCGACCAGGCGATCGCCTCCCTCCACTTCGACCTGCTCTTCCTCGGGGTGCACGGCATATCGGTCGAGGCCGGGCTGTCCACACCGAACCTCGCCGAGGCCGAGACCAACCGGCGACTGGTGCACTCCGCACGCCGGGTCGTGGTGGTCGCCGACCACACCAAGTGGGGCACGGTGGGCCTGAGTTCCTTCGCCACACTGGACCAGGTGGACACGCTGGTGACCGATGCGGGGCTGCCTGCCGAGGCTCGCAACGAGATGGCGGAGCACCTGCCCCGACTGATCGTGGCGGGCGAGCCGGAGACCGACGAGGACATCTGA
- a CDS encoding MOSC domain-containing protein, translating to MENAKVQSIHVYPVKAFKGRSPREAVVEPWGLTGDRRWALIGNGGKVVTQREQPRLALAAAEPLAGGGIRLSAPGQAPLTVDVPDPTMTVPVDIFGTKVEAVPAATAAHSWCTAYAQAEVRLVHLDDPGTRRPVDPEYALPGETVSLADGYPLLVTTTASLDALNSLISEGAYAHEGPLPMNRFRPNIVVTGTEAWAEDRWSRISVGEVVFRAARTSARCVVTTTDQDTAARGREPLHSLARHRRIGSRLVFGLNLVPVSAGTLRNGDPVRVLEQ from the coding sequence ATGGAAAACGCCAAGGTGCAGTCGATTCACGTCTATCCGGTCAAGGCGTTCAAGGGCAGATCGCCTCGCGAGGCCGTGGTGGAGCCGTGGGGCCTGACCGGTGACCGGCGCTGGGCACTGATCGGCAACGGGGGGAAGGTCGTCACCCAGCGCGAGCAGCCGCGCCTGGCGTTGGCCGCCGCCGAGCCGCTGGCCGGCGGCGGCATCCGTCTGTCGGCACCCGGCCAGGCGCCACTGACGGTCGACGTACCCGACCCGACCATGACCGTACCGGTCGACATCTTCGGCACGAAGGTCGAGGCGGTGCCGGCAGCCACGGCCGCGCACTCTTGGTGCACTGCCTACGCGCAGGCCGAGGTGCGCCTGGTCCACTTGGACGACCCAGGCACCCGCCGGCCGGTCGACCCCGAGTACGCCCTGCCCGGCGAGACGGTGAGCCTCGCCGACGGCTACCCCCTGCTGGTCACCACCACGGCCTCCCTCGACGCCCTGAACTCCCTGATATCCGAGGGCGCGTACGCCCACGAGGGACCACTTCCCATGAACCGCTTCCGACCCAACATCGTCGTGACGGGCACCGAGGCCTGGGCCGAAGACCGGTGGTCGCGGATCTCCGTCGGCGAGGTGGTGTTCCGGGCCGCGAGGACGAGCGCCCGGTGCGTGGTCACCACGACCGACCAGGACACCGCAGCACGAGGCCGGGAGCCCCTGCACAGCTTGGCACGCCATCGCAGGATCGGCAGCAGGCTGGTCTTCGGCCTCAATCTCGTGCCCGTCTCCGCAGGCACCCTCAGGAACGGCGATCCCGTACGGGTGCTGGAGCAGTAG